One window of bacterium HR17 genomic DNA carries:
- the sbcD gene encoding Nuclease SbcCD subunit D — translation MHGRRDADGRHSQFKDFVRCLDCMVQVARERQVDAVVFTGDAYHYTRPDPLSQREFLRRVLALAESGISVLLLSGNHDLPPGYGEAAALDIVNLFKVEGIEFVRHPKVVTLRTKRGALHVACLPYLPRRALITVEEERGLNDEQVCSLMAARAAEMVKRLCQTVQRLGGDEPALLAGHIWVDGVAFVGSERILSPFAEPAVSPGVLRQQAFAYVALGHIHRHQIVGAMTPPIVYAGNMGRLSFDEEKDDKGFLVVELGRSPSGRWGVEDLQFVPTPTRPFVTVRLDLSSAADPTQFALNALAGDRRLDGAVVRLFVTLAEHQRGQLNLATLRGELEKRVDYLAAVSVQVATEHNGDRPLLLDPRDPDALNRVLQRPLDLLHQWLMERATTEPSIAQRREILLRRARALMDSPNAP, via the coding sequence ATGCACGGGCGCCGCGACGCAGACGGGCGCCATTCGCAGTTCAAGGATTTCGTGCGCTGTCTGGACTGCATGGTGCAAGTGGCGCGGGAGCGGCAGGTTGACGCTGTCGTGTTCACGGGCGACGCTTACCATTACACGCGTCCTGACCCTTTGTCGCAGCGCGAATTTTTGCGCCGCGTTTTGGCGCTGGCAGAAAGCGGTATCAGCGTGTTGCTGCTCTCAGGTAACCACGACTTACCGCCCGGCTACGGTGAGGCGGCAGCGTTGGACATCGTGAACCTTTTCAAGGTAGAAGGCATAGAGTTTGTCCGCCACCCGAAGGTCGTTACCCTGCGCACAAAACGCGGTGCGTTGCATGTCGCCTGCTTGCCCTACCTGCCTCGGCGTGCCCTCATCACGGTAGAGGAGGAACGGGGTCTAAACGACGAACAGGTGTGTTCCTTGATGGCGGCGCGGGCGGCGGAGATGGTGAAACGGCTCTGCCAGACCGTCCAACGCCTCGGCGGCGACGAACCTGCCCTATTGGCAGGGCACATCTGGGTAGACGGCGTCGCGTTTGTCGGCTCCGAACGCATCCTTTCGCCCTTCGCCGAACCTGCCGTCTCGCCCGGCGTTTTGCGCCAGCAAGCCTTTGCGTATGTCGCCTTAGGGCACATTCACCGCCACCAAATTGTCGGTGCAATGACACCGCCGATCGTCTATGCGGGCAACATGGGACGGCTCTCGTTTGACGAGGAAAAAGATGACAAGGGGTTTTTGGTGGTGGAGTTGGGGCGTTCTCCCAGCGGTCGTTGGGGGGTAGAAGATCTGCAGTTCGTGCCGACACCGACGCGCCCGTTCGTCACGGTGCGGTTGGACCTTTCAAGCGCCGCTGACCCCACGCAGTTCGCTCTCAACGCTTTGGCGGGTGACCGGCGGTTGGACGGTGCTGTCGTGCGGCTGTTCGTGACCCTCGCAGAGCATCAGCGCGGTCAACTGAATTTAGCGACATTGCGCGGCGAGTTGGAAAAACGCGTGGATTACTTGGCAGCCGTCAGCGTCCAAGTGGCGACAGAACACAACGGCGACCGTCCGTTGCTCCTTGACCCGCGCGACCCTGACGCATTAAATCGGGTGCTGCAGCGCCCTTTGGACTTGCTGCATCAATGGTTGATGGAACGGGCGACGACCGAGCCGTCCATCGCGCAACGCCGTGAGATATTGCTGCGTCGCGCGCGCGCTTTGATGGACTCGCCCAACGCGCCGTAG